A genomic stretch from Clavelina lepadiformis chromosome 5, kaClaLepa1.1, whole genome shotgun sequence includes:
- the LOC143460500 gene encoding AP-3 complex subunit mu-1-like, translating to MIHSLFMMNSHRDIFMEKHWKSAIKRSVCDFVFEALEKASSPEDLPPVIATPHHYLISIYRERLYFVSVVSKEIQPLFVIEFLHRIVDTFIDYFGECSESAIKENYVVVYELLEEMLDNGYPLATESNILKELIKPPNILRSVVNTVTGQSNVADKLPKGQLSNVPWRRTGVKYTSNEAYFDITEEVDAIIDRSGSTVFAEIQGSIDATVKLSGMPDLTLSFVNSRLLDDVSFHPCVRYKRWEADRVLSFIPPDGNFKLCSYHVGAQGMTSIPIYIRHNIQYTNAGGKFEVTIGPRHTMGKVIEDLKISAFMPKQVLNINLFPTQGDYTFNPVDKEMIWEVGKIVSGKPPSIRGSISLQSGVPAPEEKPTLTVNFKIQQLSISGLRVNRLDMHGERYKPFKGVKYITTAGKFQVRT from the coding sequence ATGATTCACAGTCTATTCATGATGAACTCTCACCGTGATATTTTTATGGAAAAACATTGGAAAAGTGCAATAAAGCGTTCGGTTTGTGATTTTGTCTTTGAAGCACTTGAAAAGGCCTCCAGTCCAGAAGACTTACCTCCTGTTATAGCAACACCTCATCATTATCTCATTAGTATTTACCGAGAGCGCCTATATTTTGTGTCGGTGGTCTCCAAAGAAATTCAGCCTTTGTTTGTGATAGAATTTCTTCATCGAATTGTTGATACGTTCATTGATTACTTTGGTGAATGCTCAGAAAGTGCcattaaagaaaattatgtTGTGGTATATGAGCTGTTAGAAGAAATGCTGGACAATGGATATCCACTTGCTACAGAAAGCAACATTTTAAAAGAGTTAATCAAGCCACCAAATATTTTGAGATCGGTGGTTAATACAGTTACAGGTCAAAGTAATGTTGCTGATAAGTTACCAAAAGGCCAGCTTTCCAATGTGCCTTGGCGAAGAACTGGTGTAAAGTATACCAGCAATGAAGCCTATTTTGATATCACAGAAGAAGTTGATGCTATTATTGATCGTTCGGGTTCCACAGTGTTTGCTGAAATTCAAGGGAGCATCGATGCAACAGTAAAATTATCTGGAATGCCTGATCTAACATTGTCATTTGTCAATTCTAGATTGTTGGATGATGTTAGTTTTCATCCGTGTGTTAGATATAAACGATGGGAAGCCGATCGTGTGCTTTCCTTTATCCCTCCTGATGGTAACTTTAAACTCTGTTCATACCATGTTGGTGCTCAAGGAATGACGTCCATACCTATATATATCCGGCATAACATTCAATACACAAATGCAGGTGGAAAATTTGAAGTAACAATCGGCCCGAGACACACAATGGGAAAAGTAATTGAGGACCTTAAAATATCTGCATTCATGCCAAAACAGGTGCTCAACATCAATCTTTTTCCTACACAAGGTGATTATACCTTTAACCCAGTGGACAAAGAAATGATTTGGGAAGTTGGAAAGATTGTTTCCGGAAAACCTCCATCTATTCGTGGAAGTATCAGTCTGCAATCTGGTGTTCCTGCTCCAGAAGAAAAACCAACTTTAActgtaaatttcaaaatacaaCAGCTTTCCATTTCAGGTTTACGAGTAAATCGACTTGATATGCATGGTGAAAGATACAAGCCATTTAAAGGTGTTAAATATATCACCACAGCTGGCAAATTTCAAGTCCGAACCTAA
- the LOC143460450 gene encoding store-operated calcium entry-associated regulatory factor-like has translation MENSQWEKLMTIIILFVLLVFFPMFICAWSNNNDGDRVLLKDVGAITLHHGQMTTGRRNNPVQQLKCVGGSAAGAFTPAVVQCKNVGSDGFDAQWECKADMDDSYRFGRLQVSCEGYNYPNDPYVLKGSCGLEYTIDYTDAGRSRSSDGYESYHHSKQYKETSGSWFIFILIVFAIGLLIYNITNKSRSNSTNGHRRQDFHNYPRQPGPGSAPPPYGFKPEYTAEASAPPPSYEDSTTTTTSNASSSNTANRNNSGFWSGLGLGSLAGYFFGSRNNYQQSYGSGYGRSYGYGQGYSSGWGRSSGWGRSSGLGGSSGWGRSFGSSSSGTNRRSGSSGTSRTASGFGGTSRR, from the exons atggaaaacagCCAGTGGGAAAAACTGATGACAATTATCATTTTGTTTGTGCTCCTTGTATTTTTCCCAATGTTTATATGTGCATGGTCCAACAACAATG aTGGTGATCGCGTTTTACTTAAAGATGTTGGCGCCATTACGTTACATCATGGTCAGATGACAACAGGTCGAAGGAATAACCCAGTTCAACAACTCAAATGCGTTGGCGGTTCAGCTGCAGGTGCATTCACACCAGCTGTTGTTCAG TGTAAAAATGTAGGCTCAGATGGTTTTGATGCCCAATGGGAATGTAAAGCAGATATGGATGATTCCTACAGGTTTGGAAGATTGCAAGTGTCATGTGAAGGATACAATTACCCAAATGACCCTTATGTACTAAAGG GTTCTTGTGGATTGGAATACACCATTGACTACACAGACGCTGGTAGAAGTCGTAGTTCAGATGGGTATGAAAGTTATCACCATtcaaaacaatacaaagaaaCAAGTGGATCATGGTTTATCTTTATTCTCATTGTGTTTGCCATTGGACTTCTCATTTACAACATAACAAACAAGAGTAGAAGCAATAGTACTAATGGACATAGGAGACAGGATTTTCACAATTATCCTCGGCAACCAGGTCCTGGATCAGCTCCTCCACCATATGGGTTCAAGCCAGAATATACCGCTGAAGCCAGTG CACCTCCCCCATCATATGAGGATTCCACGACAACAACAACCTCTAATGCCTCATCATCTAACACTGCAAATAGAAACAACTCTGGATTTTGGTCTGGTCTTGGTTTGGGAAGTTTGGCTGGATATTTCTTTGGTTCAAG aAACAATTACCAACAATCTTACGGTTCTGGTTACGGAAGAAGTTATGGGTATGGCCAGGGTTACTCATCTGGGTGGGGTAGGTCATCAGGGTGGGGTAGGTCATCTGGGTTGGGTGGTTCATCAGGATGGGGTAGGTCATTTGGTTCATCAAGTTCTGGCACCAATAGAAGATCTGGTTCCTCTGGAACTTCAAGGACTGCATCAGGGTTTGGTGGAACATCAAGAAGATAA
- the LOC143459741 gene encoding DCN1-like protein 3 isoform X2, with amino-acid sequence MGNKCLTCSGGKNSNGSESPSCFASSKKSRQRRKRQAGNVLPSDLHASGGHSVVSTHSHSVRPDTLELQTARNSESGGSRFPDFSLHGVQKMSPIAVSATATPPGTNTTIEDVDLQKIEKLFQVYCDDVNKKIILPDGVERFCLDLEVDPTEFIVLALAWKFKAATMCQFTKKEFVSGFLTLHCDSIHSLKSSFKKLESDALSNFKDLYRFTFQFALDIEEGQRSLPCDIAIAMWDVVFSRSHPLMLESWIKYLNEHNVRGISRDTWNMFLYLTESLNDDLSNYNDNEAWPSLFDDFVEYKRAEIEKNNPETEEKENDSQDDEANVEGSRETEDNDDHRTSVVTEREKETLDVSTCEHLIEESNNTEHIVEHPGPDKTQQTVCDADENDTLKNTKLPGHISSSSESSPGPVCSASENPALSEYAEKPSPPLLLSQLHSDPEDSSNVD; translated from the exons atgGGAAACAAATGTCTTACCTGCTCTGGAGGAAAGAACTCCAATGGAAGTGAAAGTCCAAGTTGTTTTGCATCATCTAAAAAATCCAGGCAACGAAGAAAAAGACAAGCGGGGAATGTTTTGCCTAGTGACTTACATGCCAGTGGTGGACATAGTGTTG TATCCACACATTCTCATTCAGTGAGACCAGACACTTTGGAACTGCAAACAGCTCGGAATAGTGAATCAGGTGGTTCAAG GTTTCCTGACTTTTCATTACATGGTGTCCAGAAAATGTCACCCATAGCAGTTTCAGCCACAGCTACCCCACCAGGGACAAACACTACAATTGAAGATGTGGACCTTCAAAAGATAGAAAAGCTTTTTCAAGTGTACTGTGACGACgtgaacaaaaaaataatattgcCCGATGGGGTTGAGCGATTTTGTTTAGACTTGGAGGTTGATCCCACAGAGTTCATTGTGCTGGCACTTGCTTGGAAGTTTAAAGCTGCGACCATGTGTCAGTTTACAAA AAAAGAGTTTGTGAGCGGATTTTTAACTCTGCACTGTGATTCGATCCATTCCTTGAAGTCTTCGTTTAAAAAGCTCGAGTCTGACGCTCTTTCAAACTTTAAAGACCTTTATCGGTTTACTTTTCAATTTGCACTTGATATTGAAGAG GGTCAACGATCACTTCCGTGTGATATCGCCATCGCAATGTGGGATGTAGTGTTTTCAAGGAGCCATCCACTCATGTTGGAATCCTGGATAAAATATCTGAATGAACATAAT GTGCGAGGAATCTCTAGAGATACGTGGaatatgtttttgtatttgacCGAATCACTCAACGATGATCTTTCCAACTACAACGACAATGAAGCTTGGCCTAGTCTTTTTGACGATTTTGTTGAATACAAAAGGGCTGAAATTGAAAAG AATAATCCAGAAACGGAAGAAAAGGAAAATGATTCTCAGGACGACGAAGCAAACGTTGAGGGGTCACGAGAAACAGAAGATAATGACGATCACAGAACATCTGTTGTAACAGAGCGGGAAAAAGAAACTTTAGACGTTTCAACTTGTGAACATCTTATCGAAGAATCGAACAATACGGAACACATTGTTGAACACCCAGGGCCAGACAAAACACAACAGACTGTCTGTGACGCGGATGAAAATGACACCCTTAAAAACACGAAACTTCCTGGACACATTTCCTCTTCATCAGAAAGCTCTCCTGGTCCGGTTTGTTCAGCATCGGAAAATCCTGCTCTGAGCGAGTACGCGGAAAAACCAAGTCCACCTCTGCTCTTGAGTCAGCTTC
- the LOC143459741 gene encoding DCN1-like protein 3 isoform X1 has translation MGNKCLTCSGGKNSNGSESPSCFASSKKSRQRRKRQAGNVLPSDLHASGGHSVVSTHSHSVRPDTLELQTARNSESGGSRFPDFSLHGVQKMSPIAVSATATPPGTNTTIEDVDLQKIEKLFQVYCDDVNKKIILPDGVERFCLDLEVDPTEFIVLALAWKFKAATMCQFTKKEFVSGFLTLHCDSIHSLKSSFKKLESDALSNFKDLYRFTFQFALDIEEGQRSLPCDIAIAMWDVVFSRSHPLMLESWIKYLNEHNVRGISRDTWNMFLYLTESLNDDLSNYNDNEAWPSLFDDFVEYKRAEIEKAKNNPETEEKENDSQDDEANVEGSRETEDNDDHRTSVVTEREKETLDVSTCEHLIEESNNTEHIVEHPGPDKTQQTVCDADENDTLKNTKLPGHISSSSESSPGPVCSASENPALSEYAEKPSPPLLLSQLHSDPEDSSNVD, from the exons atgGGAAACAAATGTCTTACCTGCTCTGGAGGAAAGAACTCCAATGGAAGTGAAAGTCCAAGTTGTTTTGCATCATCTAAAAAATCCAGGCAACGAAGAAAAAGACAAGCGGGGAATGTTTTGCCTAGTGACTTACATGCCAGTGGTGGACATAGTGTTG TATCCACACATTCTCATTCAGTGAGACCAGACACTTTGGAACTGCAAACAGCTCGGAATAGTGAATCAGGTGGTTCAAG GTTTCCTGACTTTTCATTACATGGTGTCCAGAAAATGTCACCCATAGCAGTTTCAGCCACAGCTACCCCACCAGGGACAAACACTACAATTGAAGATGTGGACCTTCAAAAGATAGAAAAGCTTTTTCAAGTGTACTGTGACGACgtgaacaaaaaaataatattgcCCGATGGGGTTGAGCGATTTTGTTTAGACTTGGAGGTTGATCCCACAGAGTTCATTGTGCTGGCACTTGCTTGGAAGTTTAAAGCTGCGACCATGTGTCAGTTTACAAA AAAAGAGTTTGTGAGCGGATTTTTAACTCTGCACTGTGATTCGATCCATTCCTTGAAGTCTTCGTTTAAAAAGCTCGAGTCTGACGCTCTTTCAAACTTTAAAGACCTTTATCGGTTTACTTTTCAATTTGCACTTGATATTGAAGAG GGTCAACGATCACTTCCGTGTGATATCGCCATCGCAATGTGGGATGTAGTGTTTTCAAGGAGCCATCCACTCATGTTGGAATCCTGGATAAAATATCTGAATGAACATAAT GTGCGAGGAATCTCTAGAGATACGTGGaatatgtttttgtatttgacCGAATCACTCAACGATGATCTTTCCAACTACAACGACAATGAAGCTTGGCCTAGTCTTTTTGACGATTTTGTTGAATACAAAAGGGCTGAAATTGAAAAGGCAAAG AATAATCCAGAAACGGAAGAAAAGGAAAATGATTCTCAGGACGACGAAGCAAACGTTGAGGGGTCACGAGAAACAGAAGATAATGACGATCACAGAACATCTGTTGTAACAGAGCGGGAAAAAGAAACTTTAGACGTTTCAACTTGTGAACATCTTATCGAAGAATCGAACAATACGGAACACATTGTTGAACACCCAGGGCCAGACAAAACACAACAGACTGTCTGTGACGCGGATGAAAATGACACCCTTAAAAACACGAAACTTCCTGGACACATTTCCTCTTCATCAGAAAGCTCTCCTGGTCCGGTTTGTTCAGCATCGGAAAATCCTGCTCTGAGCGAGTACGCGGAAAAACCAAGTCCACCTCTGCTCTTGAGTCAGCTTC